From Myxocyprinus asiaticus isolate MX2 ecotype Aquarium Trade chromosome 10, UBuf_Myxa_2, whole genome shotgun sequence, the proteins below share one genomic window:
- the hspbap1 gene encoding HSPB1-associated protein 1 homolog isoform X2, which yields MALFVKMRGRTEPKSRGKVQSIGFIKETQNSSFSNSNQTSPGKLDPPLRQRQRSEEFSSLTTGHRTGEGSSQRAQKDVVWSDFGFPGRDGQDSTLWIGTQGANTPCHLDSYGCNLVFQIQGRKRWHLFPPEDTPFLYPTRIPYEESSVFSQVSVVHPDQKKFPAFRRAQVHTVTLKPGQVLFVPRHWWHYVESVDPVTISVNSWIEMDMDDEARVGEALTKTIVCALKSAPSLNNDDHWLNPTEDGVSSHDENMQYLNLAVKACMDKKRDNIEGSSLLSEEPRAGSGKRDYSGQFKTSVSDLSPSFVIPFGPHLIPVISEVHLAHKPRCTCLKDTSCCRHNDFSLCQSRPQSQDKPDKDEPRGENEFCQSLGQRAYRETGRAVTSDGPAEGAGVYISTNDLLECVVHPDVITLVTRLIMCRQRELNS from the exons ATGGCACTTTTTGTCAAGATGCGGGGAAGGACAGAACCCAAGAGCAGAGGGAAAGTTCAGTCAATTGGATTTATTAAAGAAACACAAAACAGTTCCTTTTCAAACTCAAATCAAACAAGCCCAGGCAAACTTGATCCTCCCCTGAGACAAAGGCAGAGATCTGAGGAATTCTCCTCCTTAACAACTGGGCACCGAACTGGCGAGGGTAGCAGCCAACGAGCACAGAAG GATGTGGTATGGTCAGATTTTGGCTTTCCCGGCCGTGATGGACAAGATAGCACGCTTTGGATCGGCACACAGGGTGCTAACACTCCATGCCATCTTGATTCCTATGGTTGCAATCTTGTCTTCCAGATCCAAGGCAG AAAACGATGGCATCTCTTCCCCCCTGAAGACACACCCTTCCTCTACCCAACACGTATACCATACGAGGAGTCTAGCGTGTTCAGTCAGGTCAGTGTAGTCCATCCTGACCAGAAGAAGTTTCCGGCTTTCAGAAGAGCTCAAGTCCACACAGTCACTCTGAAGCCTGGTCAG GTTCTGTTTGTCCCCAGACACTGGTGGCACTATGTGGAGTCGGTGGACCCAGTGACCATTAGTGTGAACTCCTGGATTGAGATG GATATGGACGATGAGGCCAGAGTAGGAGAAGCTCTTACTAAGACCATTGTGTGTGCCCTGAAAAGCGCACCCAGCTTAAACAATGACGACCACTGGCTCAATCCTACTGag GATGGTGTCTCTTCTCATGATGAAAACATGCAGTATTTGAACCTAGCTGTAAAGGCCTGTATGGATAAGAAGAGAGACAATATTGAAGGCTCGTCCTTGCTTTCAGAGGAACCTAGGGCAGGGTCTGGAAAACGTGACTACAGTGGACAGTTCAAGACTTCAGTGTCTGACCTGTCCCCTTCCTTCGTGATTCCCTTTGGCCCTCATCTTATTCCTGTCATTTCTGAGGTACATTTGGCTCACAAACCCAGATGCACCTGCCTAAAGGACACATCTTGTTGTAGGCATAATGATTTCTCACTGTGCCAAAGTAGACCACAATCCCAAGATAAACCTGATAAAGATGAACCTAGAGgtgaaaatgaattttgtcaaagtttaggtCAGCGTGCATATCGGGAAACAGGAAGAGCAGTGACATCAGATGGACCAGCAGAAGGTGCTGGTGTGTACATATCCACCAATGATCTGCTAGAGTGCGTGGTACACCCTGATGTCATCACCCTGGTTACAAGACTTATCATGTGCCGACAAAGAGAACTTAACTCTTGA
- the hspbap1 gene encoding HSPB1-associated protein 1 homolog isoform X1 codes for MASKPFTPEETRRIVQSLQKPAVFLNMTADWPALQWTVEHLSSRLTERMRFRIGKRTADSAPLFETECSYIEATLKEFLCWTAKDGESIVGPFSAYHNKEFWAYADYKYIAQLFQDKPAMFKDVVWSDFGFPGRDGQDSTLWIGTQGANTPCHLDSYGCNLVFQIQGRKRWHLFPPEDTPFLYPTRIPYEESSVFSQVSVVHPDQKKFPAFRRAQVHTVTLKPGQVLFVPRHWWHYVESVDPVTISVNSWIEMDMDDEARVGEALTKTIVCALKSAPSLNNDDHWLNPTEDGVSSHDENMQYLNLAVKACMDKKRDNIEGSSLLSEEPRAGSGKRDYSGQFKTSVSDLSPSFVIPFGPHLIPVISEVHLAHKPRCTCLKDTSCCRHNDFSLCQSRPQSQDKPDKDEPRGENEFCQSLGQRAYRETGRAVTSDGPAEGAGVYISTNDLLECVVHPDVITLVTRLIMCRQRELNS; via the exons ATGGCTTCTAAACCTTTCACCCCAGAGGAGACAAGGAGGATTGTCCAGTCTTTGCAGAAACCTGCTGTGTTCCTGAACATGACCGCAGACTGGCCAGCGTTGCAATGGACTGTAGAGCACCTGTCATCTAGACTTACAGAGAGAATGCGTTTCCGTATAGGGAAAAGGACTGCGGATAGTG CTCCTCTTTTTGAAACTGAGTGCTCCTACATTGAAGCAACCCTTAAAGAGTTTCTGTGCTGGACTGCTAAAGATGGTGAATCAATTGTTGGGCCATTTTCTGCATATCACAACAAAGAATTCTGGGCTTATGCTGATTACAAGTATATCGCCCAGCTTTTCCAGGACAAACCTGCTATGTTTAAG GATGTGGTATGGTCAGATTTTGGCTTTCCCGGCCGTGATGGACAAGATAGCACGCTTTGGATCGGCACACAGGGTGCTAACACTCCATGCCATCTTGATTCCTATGGTTGCAATCTTGTCTTCCAGATCCAAGGCAG AAAACGATGGCATCTCTTCCCCCCTGAAGACACACCCTTCCTCTACCCAACACGTATACCATACGAGGAGTCTAGCGTGTTCAGTCAGGTCAGTGTAGTCCATCCTGACCAGAAGAAGTTTCCGGCTTTCAGAAGAGCTCAAGTCCACACAGTCACTCTGAAGCCTGGTCAG GTTCTGTTTGTCCCCAGACACTGGTGGCACTATGTGGAGTCGGTGGACCCAGTGACCATTAGTGTGAACTCCTGGATTGAGATG GATATGGACGATGAGGCCAGAGTAGGAGAAGCTCTTACTAAGACCATTGTGTGTGCCCTGAAAAGCGCACCCAGCTTAAACAATGACGACCACTGGCTCAATCCTACTGag GATGGTGTCTCTTCTCATGATGAAAACATGCAGTATTTGAACCTAGCTGTAAAGGCCTGTATGGATAAGAAGAGAGACAATATTGAAGGCTCGTCCTTGCTTTCAGAGGAACCTAGGGCAGGGTCTGGAAAACGTGACTACAGTGGACAGTTCAAGACTTCAGTGTCTGACCTGTCCCCTTCCTTCGTGATTCCCTTTGGCCCTCATCTTATTCCTGTCATTTCTGAGGTACATTTGGCTCACAAACCCAGATGCACCTGCCTAAAGGACACATCTTGTTGTAGGCATAATGATTTCTCACTGTGCCAAAGTAGACCACAATCCCAAGATAAACCTGATAAAGATGAACCTAGAGgtgaaaatgaattttgtcaaagtttaggtCAGCGTGCATATCGGGAAACAGGAAGAGCAGTGACATCAGATGGACCAGCAGAAGGTGCTGGTGTGTACATATCCACCAATGATCTGCTAGAGTGCGTGGTACACCCTGATGTCATCACCCTGGTTACAAGACTTATCATGTGCCGACAAAGAGAACTTAACTCTTGA